CATCCGTCCCCCCGCCACGGCCAGACAATGGCCGAGGAGACGACCATGAGTGTCGCAGAGTCGTTCGGCCAATCAGGGTTCGCTCAGTTCATCAACAGCTCCGCAGGTCGCATCCTGCGCCTGGTCGTGGGTGTCGCCCTGATCTACTGGGGGTACATGCAGCGCGGCACCCAGGCCGGGACGGTCTTCATGGTGATCGGACTCGTTCCGCTGTCGGCCGGGCTCTTCAACTGGTGCTATATCAGCGCTCTGCTGGGCGGCCCCCTCAGCGGCGCCCGCATCCCGAAGCGCAAGCCGTAGTCCCGGCGGTGCGAACACGGCCCCGAGATGCTCGGGGCCGTGTTCGCGCATGCGACGTGGCGGTGACCAGGGAACGCGCAGGTCGCGCGACGATGCTCAGGGCTTTCGTTCGTTGGCCGTCGGGAACGGCGCCACCCGGTCGGCCCCGTACTTCGGATCGGCGTACTCACTCGCCCAGAAATCCGGCGGACCTTCGCTGTCGGCCACCTTGTTGACCACCGGCTTGAGGCCGCGTTTGAGATACGCCACGATGTCCCACAGATCCTGTTCGGGTATATAGCGCCAAGTGGTCCAGGGCATGGGCGGGGCGAGATAATGCGGATGTTCCGGGAAGTTGCCCTTGCCCGGTATCGTCGATGTGATTTCGACGTCCGGCGTGTCTTCAGGCCGCAGGCCGAAACGCAAGGCGTTGAAGATCTGGCGCTCCGTGAAGCGACCCAGGCCCGTGGCGTCGTCCGGCGTGAGATTGCGCGGCCGCGTAGTGAAGCAGGGCTGGGCGCCAGGCGTCACGTAACAGGGGCCTATCTTGAACTCCATGTCTGGGCTCGTCACGCCGGCGAGCCAGCCGCGCGCGGCCGGATTGCCGAAGCCGCCATGACAGCCGCCGCAGTCGTGCTGGATGGCCAGCGCCCGGCCGCGGAGCACGTTTCCTCTGGGCGGAGCCCAGGCGGTGTCGTGGGCGTGAGGTAAGCCGGCGGGTGAGCGGGTCCAAGCGGCGATCACAATGACGAGAATGAGTACCGACCCCAAGAGTCCCGCCAATCGTGATGTGGCGCGTCCAAAGTATCTCATGCGCTACCTCCCTGTGGGTGTGACCGCGAGAATCCCCATCATGCCATGGTCCTCATGGGTGAGGATGTGGCAGTGGTACATCCATTTGCCCGGGTAGTCATCGAAGCGCACGATGATCCGCACCCTTTCGTGTTTCGGCACGTTGACCATGTCCTTCCAGGCGCGGAACGGTTCGGGGACCCCATTCCGATCGAGCACCTGGAACTGGAAACCGTGCAGGTGGAAGGGGTGGTCCATCCCTACCACGTTCTCGATCTGCCAGATCTCGGTGGCCCCGAGCCGTGCGTGCTCGTCCACTCGGTGCATGTCCATCATTCTGCCGTTGATGAGTCCCTGACTGAGTACGATGACGCGTCTGACCGTGACTTTCGTCGTGTCGAGTGCCGGAATGGCGCGCAGGCGGGTGGGCAGCACGACCGGCTCGACCGGCGCCTCACCGGTGTATTGCAGCGTGAGCAGATCGCGCGGAACGTTCCAGTCCGCGGGCCGCGTCTGCGGTACGTAGCGATCGTAGGGCATGGTGCGCAGCACGGCGCGGCTGCCTGGAGCTCCCGTGGCACGCACCAGGAGTTCGACACGCTCGCCCGGCGCCAACATCATTTCGCTGACCGGGACGGGGCGCTCGAACAGGCCGCCGTCGGTGCCCACCTGCAGAAACTCGTGACCGGTGAGCGCGAGGCGATATTCGCGCGCGGCCGACGCGTTGACGACTCGCCACCGCTGGACCTCGCCGCTCCGAATCGAGATCGTCGGCATGATCTGGCCGTTGACGAAGAGGACAGGCCCTTCGCGCCCGTTCTCCTCGTCGATCTCCCCCTGCGGCGAATCAGGCGGTGGAAGGTCGAGGTTGCCGCCGGGTAGGAACCGGTTGTCCGAGAGCACGAGGAGCTTCTCGGGGATCGCGGCGAGCGGATCGCCGGCGGCGCGAATGATGATCGCGCCGTACAGCCCCTTGGCCACCTGATATCCGGCGTCACGGTCCGGATGCGGGTGATACCAATACGTGCCCGCCGAGCCTGGGAGGACATCGAAGATGTAGTCGAACGTCCCACCCGGTTTGACGGGTTCGAGCGGACTTCCATCCATGGCGGCCGGAATGTGTAACCCGTGCCAGTGGATGGTGGTCGCTTCGGGAAGGTCGTTGTGAAAGTGGATCACCACGTGGTCGCCTTCGCGAAACTCCAGCGTGGGACCGGGCACCTGGCCGTTGTAGGCGAAGACGTCAGTGGACTCGCCGGGCACCAGCGACAGCCGTGAGGGTGCGGCCGTCAGCGTCAGCTCGACGACGCGCGCCGTGGGGCGGGCGTGACCGGACGCGACGACGAACGCCGCCGACGAGGCAACCAACGCGGACAACGATGTGAGTTTTGCCAGGCGCAACTTTGACGCCAGGGATTGGGGGTGGGAGAACATTCAACGGAACGGTCGCGGGCACAAGGGCGGACGCGGGCCCTGTCCCCGGGTGCCTGGGCCGCCGTGCATTCCATGGCGAGGGCGGCGGGCATGCTCAGGGCGGCCTGGTTCTGGCGCTGCTCGGCCGACGGGGCCACGTTTCGCGGCGGCGCCAGCCCTCCAGGGTGCATTCATGACCACCGGTGACCGTATTGCCGGAATCGAATACGCGATTCTCGAAGCCCGTGAACTCGGCGCGATGGCCGGCCTTCTCGCCGAGGCGTTCAGCGGTCATGAGCCGCCGGCGGTTGCTGTTGGCCTGTCGGCGCTCGAGATCGAGGGGGTCGTGAGGACGTTCGGTGACAAAGCGGTCGGCGAGCGGCTCAGTCTGGTCGCGCGAGTCGCGTCCACAGGCACGCTCGCGGGGGCACTCCTCGGTGAGGACTTCGGCACGCCTCCGCCCGCGGGCCTGGACGACGTGTCTCCGCGCTTCGCCCCGATCAGGGCGCTGCTCGATGGTCTCGATGAACGGTACCGAGCATCGCGAGACATTCTTCCTGGAGCGTACGCGCATCTCTTCATGGTTGGCGTGGCGCAGGACTACGCCGGGCAAGGGATCGCGCAGCAACTCGTCACCCGGTGCCTCGCGAACGCGAGGGCGCGCGGCTATCGCGTTGCAGTCACCGAAGCGACCGGAACGACGTCCCAGCACGTATTCCGCAAGCTGGGCTTTCGTGAGGTTCTCGCCACCCGCTACCAGGACTTTCGCTTCCGCGGACGACGAGTCTTCTCGTCGATCGTCGGCCCGGATGCGACCGTCCTCATGGAACGAGCGCTGTGACGCCACTCGCTCGTGTCGGTGCGGGCTTCCGTGGTGCTGCGGTCGCGGCCTGCGCAACGAGAGCGAGTGAAGCGAGGAACATGGCACGGCGCATAACGACCTCGGCGTGG
This DNA window, taken from Gemmatimonadaceae bacterium, encodes the following:
- a CDS encoding DUF2892 domain-containing protein, whose translation is MSVAESFGQSGFAQFINSSAGRILRLVVGVALIYWGYMQRGTQAGTVFMVIGLVPLSAGLFNWCYISALLGGPLSGARIPKRKP
- a CDS encoding multicopper oxidase family protein translates to MSALVASSAAFVVASGHARPTARVVELTLTAAPSRLSLVPGESTDVFAYNGQVPGPTLEFREGDHVVIHFHNDLPEATTIHWHGLHIPAAMDGSPLEPVKPGGTFDYIFDVLPGSAGTYWYHPHPDRDAGYQVAKGLYGAIIIRAAGDPLAAIPEKLLVLSDNRFLPGGNLDLPPPDSPQGEIDEENGREGPVLFVNGQIMPTISIRSGEVQRWRVVNASAAREYRLALTGHEFLQVGTDGGLFERPVPVSEMMLAPGERVELLVRATGAPGSRAVLRTMPYDRYVPQTRPADWNVPRDLLTLQYTGEAPVEPVVLPTRLRAIPALDTTKVTVRRVIVLSQGLINGRMMDMHRVDEHARLGATEIWQIENVVGMDHPFHLHGFQFQVLDRNGVPEPFRAWKDMVNVPKHERVRIIVRFDDYPGKWMYHCHILTHEDHGMMGILAVTPTGR
- a CDS encoding GNAT family N-acetyltransferase; its protein translation is MTTGDRIAGIEYAILEARELGAMAGLLAEAFSGHEPPAVAVGLSALEIEGVVRTFGDKAVGERLSLVARVASTGTLAGALLGEDFGTPPPAGLDDVSPRFAPIRALLDGLDERYRASRDILPGAYAHLFMVGVAQDYAGQGIAQQLVTRCLANARARGYRVAVTEATGTTSQHVFRKLGFREVLATRYQDFRFRGRRVFSSIVGPDATVLMERAL